One window of the Leucobacter komagatae genome contains the following:
- a CDS encoding NUDIX hydrolase, translated as MQYQRASVAERRYLPPAVAVSVVAFALRPPVDAERGGSAEHGSASNSGGASNSGGASGAAPTIWLPLVRRTRAPFLGDWALPGGPTEWDETLADTALRTLRAAARRDPRHLEQLYSFGGVERSAEAQRLVTIAYWAQYGEGELDAEPVSGSDVGGSDIGAGGAAGSARGADRNQDPDPDPAGSPAAARRPRRWDDPLPPLSSRESGDAGAAETAEALEQPAGENVAWFSIDALPQLAFDHAEIIAHAVDRLRAKTEYAAVAHRFLDEAFTLGQLRAVTEAVLGQTVDPANFRRQALARGGLVDTGELDSGGAHRPARLYRFSEADPAAGTSAPRPHTTERNARTIS; from the coding sequence ATGCAGTACCAGCGCGCGAGCGTCGCCGAGCGGCGCTACCTCCCGCCCGCGGTTGCGGTCTCCGTCGTGGCATTCGCGCTCCGCCCGCCGGTCGACGCTGAGCGTGGCGGCAGCGCTGAGCACGGCAGTGCCAGTAACAGCGGCGGTGCCAGTAACAGCGGCGGTGCCAGTGGCGCGGCGCCCACGATCTGGCTTCCCCTCGTCCGGAGGACTCGCGCGCCGTTCCTCGGCGACTGGGCCCTCCCCGGCGGACCGACCGAGTGGGATGAGACCCTCGCAGACACCGCGCTGCGCACGCTTCGGGCCGCTGCGAGGCGGGATCCGCGTCACCTTGAGCAGCTCTACTCGTTTGGCGGCGTCGAGCGCTCTGCCGAGGCCCAGCGTCTCGTCACCATCGCGTACTGGGCGCAGTACGGCGAAGGTGAGCTCGACGCGGAGCCCGTGAGTGGAAGTGACGTGGGAGGCAGCGACATTGGGGCCGGTGGCGCGGCAGGCAGCGCGCGGGGCGCCGATCGCAACCAGGATCCGGATCCTGATCCTGCCGGGTCGCCTGCTGCGGCGCGCCGGCCCCGGCGCTGGGACGACCCGCTTCCGCCGCTCTCGTCGCGTGAAAGCGGCGACGCGGGCGCCGCGGAGACCGCAGAGGCGCTTGAGCAGCCCGCGGGGGAGAACGTTGCCTGGTTCTCGATCGACGCGCTCCCGCAGCTCGCCTTCGACCACGCCGAGATCATCGCCCACGCCGTCGATAGGCTTCGCGCGAAGACCGAGTACGCGGCCGTCGCCCACAGGTTCCTCGACGAGGCGTTCACGCTCGGGCAGCTACGCGCCGTCACTGAAGCGGTGCTCGGCCAGACCGTCGACCCGGCGAATTTCAGGCGTCAGGCGCTCGCCCGCGGCGGGCTTGTCGACACCGGCGAGCTTGACTCGGGCGGGGCGCACCGGCCCGCGCGACTTTACCGCTTCAGCGAAGCCGACCCGGCCGCGGGCACATCGGCCCCCAGACCTCACACCACCGAACGAAACGCGAGGACCATCTCATGA
- a CDS encoding HNH endonuclease signature motif containing protein, with protein sequence MFNAPEVDPPPEDPGPERGAEQGAEQGAEQGAEQGAEQQATPETETDALGLPLSSKNLSPEDLSPEDLSPEDLSDAEDLAQMEEAATAIRVAEAAQLTALGRVMHRAFGHAAGGSRTPTTDRGTASATGRPASHRRSPELEHRSLRLEVSARLQVSEHVAEKLMLTSHQAHDIYVETLGALAAGEISLQSVHVVVDEGLVFHSLPEHEAASRRARFEVEILPHARTETPNRLRPIAHRVALHLADLPLEEQHQEAARRRCIQVRELPDGMAELSAYLPAMAAYGIRDRIAQIARQLTSDSAETRPEHGGIQTEHQTGHQAESQTEQQSEHQANRTQSQIEADLFADLLLTGEVPVTGDGSTPLGRGIAAHVQVIVPEHQLAQGALRPRGITATRASSPAGGAFTGHDPASKARAGDASVGSTPTGNAPPGSATVGSAPTGSTSVGGVPELLGYGPVSAGVARSAADLATSEGGSWDVVKVDLGGNVLSVDRYRPSAEMRRFISARDLHCRAPGCRRQAARCDIDHTVAAKDGGATSTDNLAVLCRGHHVVKHHTRWALEQRDGGVVVWTSPTGRQYPSQPPSRVRFRAR encoded by the coding sequence ATGTTCAATGCACCCGAGGTAGACCCTCCCCCAGAAGATCCCGGCCCTGAACGCGGCGCTGAGCAAGGCGCAGAGCAAGGCGCTGAGCAAGGCGCAGAGCAAGGCGCTGAGCAACAAGCTACGCCCGAGACCGAAACCGATGCGCTCGGCCTCCCGCTCAGCTCGAAAAACCTCAGCCCGGAAGACCTCAGCCCGGAAGACCTCAGCCCGGAAGACCTCAGCGACGCCGAAGACCTTGCACAGATGGAAGAGGCGGCGACCGCCATTCGAGTGGCCGAGGCCGCACAGCTCACTGCGCTCGGACGCGTCATGCACCGTGCCTTCGGTCACGCGGCAGGTGGCTCGCGAACCCCGACCACTGATCGCGGCACGGCCTCCGCAACGGGACGTCCCGCCAGCCACCGCCGCAGCCCCGAGCTCGAGCACCGCTCCCTGCGCTTGGAGGTGTCCGCGCGGCTGCAGGTGAGCGAACACGTCGCCGAGAAGCTCATGCTGACCTCGCACCAAGCCCACGACATCTACGTGGAAACGCTCGGCGCGCTCGCCGCAGGTGAGATCTCACTGCAGAGCGTGCACGTCGTGGTAGACGAGGGGCTGGTGTTCCACTCACTGCCAGAGCATGAAGCGGCGAGTCGACGAGCCCGTTTCGAGGTCGAGATCCTGCCACACGCACGCACCGAGACGCCGAACCGGCTGCGCCCGATCGCTCACCGCGTAGCACTCCACCTCGCGGACCTACCGCTTGAGGAGCAGCATCAGGAGGCAGCGCGGCGACGCTGCATCCAAGTTCGCGAGCTCCCCGACGGCATGGCAGAGCTCTCGGCCTATCTTCCAGCGATGGCGGCCTACGGAATTCGGGATCGGATCGCTCAGATCGCCCGCCAGCTCACAAGCGATTCCGCCGAAACCCGCCCAGAACACGGCGGAATCCAGACCGAGCACCAGACCGGGCACCAGGCTGAAAGCCAGACTGAGCAACAGAGCGAGCACCAGGCAAACCGGACGCAGTCCCAGATCGAAGCCGACCTGTTCGCCGACCTCCTCCTTACCGGTGAGGTACCGGTCACGGGTGACGGTTCCACGCCACTCGGCCGCGGCATAGCCGCCCATGTCCAGGTCATCGTGCCGGAGCATCAGCTTGCACAGGGGGCGCTCCGCCCGCGTGGCATCACCGCCACACGCGCGAGTTCTCCCGCGGGTGGAGCGTTTACCGGCCACGATCCAGCGAGCAAGGCGCGGGCTGGCGATGCGTCAGTCGGGAGCACTCCAACCGGGAACGCTCCACCCGGCAGCGCCACCGTCGGCAGCGCTCCAACAGGGAGCACTTCGGTCGGAGGCGTACCCGAGCTTCTCGGCTATGGCCCCGTGAGCGCCGGTGTCGCACGGAGCGCAGCTGACCTCGCGACGTCTGAGGGTGGTTCCTGGGACGTCGTGAAAGTCGACCTCGGCGGGAATGTACTCAGCGTCGACCGTTACCGTCCATCAGCGGAGATGCGTCGATTCATCTCTGCGCGAGACCTCCACTGCAGGGCTCCGGGCTGCCGAAGGCAAGCGGCACGCTGCGACATCGATCACACCGTTGCAGCCAAGGACGGCGGCGCTACCAGCACAGACAACCTCGCAGTGCTCTGCCGAGGACACCACGTCGTGAAGCACCACACCCGCTGGGCACTGGAACAGCGCGACGGCGGGGTTGTCGTGTGGACGAGTCCGACCGGCAGACAGTACCCGTCACAGCCTCCGAGCCGCGTACGGTTCCGGGCACGCTAG
- a CDS encoding DEAD/DEAH box helicase produces MEDLDRSRFTFFRSLTLLRILALDATLIDEQYSEIPSAKLEALGEHVSALAAEGRKTLVFSQFTSFLAKAATHLEAQGVRTVTLDGTTRNRDAVIERFRAGEADVFLISLKAGGVGLNLTEADTVFLLDPWWNPASEAQAIDRTHRIGQDKPVNVVRMIALGTIEEKVLELQRRKRALFDAVIDDEALFSKAFTAEDMQRLLG; encoded by the coding sequence ATGGAGGATCTCGACCGCAGCCGCTTCACGTTCTTCCGGTCGCTCACGTTGCTTCGGATACTCGCGCTCGACGCGACGCTTATCGATGAGCAGTACTCGGAGATACCGTCGGCCAAGCTCGAAGCTCTGGGCGAGCATGTGAGCGCCCTCGCCGCGGAGGGGCGCAAGACGCTTGTCTTCAGCCAGTTCACCTCGTTCCTCGCGAAGGCCGCAACGCACCTGGAAGCCCAGGGCGTCCGTACCGTGACACTTGATGGAACGACGCGGAACCGAGACGCCGTAATTGAGCGGTTCCGGGCGGGAGAGGCCGATGTCTTCCTGATCAGCCTCAAAGCCGGAGGGGTCGGCTTGAACCTGACGGAGGCGGACACGGTCTTCCTGCTCGACCCGTGGTGGAACCCCGCGAGCGAGGCCCAGGCGATCGACAGGACGCACCGGATCGGCCAGGACAAGCCCGTGAATGTGGTGCGCATGATCGCGCTCGGCACCATCGAGGAGAAGGTGCTCGAACTGCAACGACGCAAGCGGGCGCTGTTCGACGCCGTCATCGACGATGAGGCACTGTTCTCGAAGGCATTCACTGCCGAGGATATGCAGAGGCTGTTGGGTTGA
- the secA2 gene encoding accessory Sec system translocase SecA2 has protein sequence MSTSQRQPWASLRTLVGRVRLGLGSETTFAPPPPTPDPVHRERIAEAAKASTARLGLEPTQHQLAAASALAAGYGVEMDTGEGKTLVGALAAASLALGGRHVHVLTVNDYLARRDAAWMGPIYRDLGLSVAAVGSDSDPSARAEAYRANVVYAAVTEIGYDVLRDGIARDERERVHPILDAAIVDEADAVMIDEAVSPLVLAGERAAEPQDFTREIAAVRRLIEGTHFELDRERSTAFLTDAGATEIERDLGVELYAEGRGDQLSRVNVALMAVAVARRDVDYVVRDGAVRLVNEGRGRIASIQRWPDGLHAAVEAAEGITATQPGTMLDTLTIQDLLARYNSLAGMSGTLVAVANELEEFYGLKVCRVDRATPNARTDEPLAAHLTRAEKVDAMTRDVAACVAVQRPVLVGTQSVSDSEALAAEFAGRGILARVLNARNDEAEAALVAEAGAPGAVTISTQMSGRGTDVRLGGADGVHRDRVVAAGGLRVIADGIYPTKRLDAQLRGRAGRQGDPGSAATYVSLDDDLLVEHAPDSLRRRAAARQGDAGRRAVAEAALAAQRIATAQRLDRHRSAWEYSRAISKQRRAVLATREQWLTGGGSAADAVRQRAPELVARLEARAGRAVALSACRDIALWQLDELWSEHLELLDELRDGIHLRALADEAPTAAFHMQALREFEGFFDAALDRIVEALAGLDADSLLGGVATAVRRPSATWTYMLVDNPLGSRADRATRGLQRLLHR, from the coding sequence GTGTCGACTAGCCAGCGCCAGCCCTGGGCGTCGCTCCGAACACTCGTCGGCCGGGTTCGACTCGGCCTAGGGAGTGAAACGACGTTTGCCCCGCCGCCGCCCACGCCAGACCCCGTCCACCGCGAGCGGATTGCGGAGGCCGCGAAAGCGAGCACAGCGCGACTCGGGTTGGAGCCGACCCAGCATCAGCTGGCGGCGGCGTCAGCGCTCGCGGCCGGGTACGGCGTTGAGATGGACACGGGTGAGGGGAAGACGCTCGTGGGGGCGCTCGCCGCAGCAAGCCTCGCGTTGGGTGGGAGACACGTGCACGTGCTCACCGTGAACGACTACCTCGCGCGCCGGGACGCGGCCTGGATGGGGCCGATCTACCGCGACCTGGGGCTCTCTGTCGCGGCGGTTGGCAGCGACTCTGACCCGAGCGCCCGCGCCGAGGCCTACCGCGCCAACGTGGTGTACGCGGCTGTTACCGAGATCGGCTACGACGTCCTCCGAGACGGGATCGCCCGAGATGAGCGGGAACGGGTGCACCCGATCCTCGACGCCGCAATCGTTGACGAGGCTGATGCCGTCATGATCGACGAGGCCGTCTCGCCGCTCGTGCTCGCGGGCGAACGCGCAGCCGAGCCGCAGGACTTCACGCGCGAGATCGCTGCCGTTCGGCGCCTCATCGAGGGCACGCACTTCGAACTCGACCGAGAACGGTCGACCGCGTTCCTGACCGACGCTGGCGCCACGGAGATCGAGCGCGACCTCGGGGTAGAACTCTACGCAGAGGGGAGGGGCGACCAGCTGTCCCGGGTCAACGTCGCCCTGATGGCGGTGGCGGTCGCCCGGCGCGACGTCGACTATGTCGTGCGCGACGGAGCGGTACGGCTGGTCAACGAAGGGCGGGGCAGGATAGCGAGTATCCAGCGCTGGCCTGACGGCCTACACGCCGCAGTCGAAGCCGCCGAAGGAATCACAGCGACTCAGCCGGGAACGATGCTCGACACGCTCACCATCCAGGATCTCCTCGCGCGCTACAACTCGCTCGCAGGGATGAGCGGAACCCTGGTCGCGGTGGCGAACGAGCTCGAGGAGTTCTACGGGCTGAAGGTGTGCCGGGTCGACCGCGCAACCCCGAACGCGAGAACCGACGAGCCACTCGCGGCGCACCTGACGCGAGCCGAGAAAGTAGACGCGATGACACGCGACGTTGCTGCGTGCGTTGCGGTACAGCGCCCCGTGCTCGTCGGCACACAGTCGGTCAGTGACTCAGAGGCGCTCGCCGCAGAGTTCGCCGGGCGAGGGATCCTGGCCCGTGTGCTCAACGCCCGCAACGACGAGGCGGAGGCCGCGCTGGTTGCCGAAGCGGGTGCGCCCGGCGCCGTCACGATCTCGACGCAGATGTCTGGGCGTGGCACAGACGTCAGGCTCGGCGGCGCCGATGGGGTGCATCGCGACCGAGTGGTCGCCGCCGGCGGGCTCCGGGTGATCGCTGACGGCATCTACCCGACGAAGCGCCTCGACGCCCAACTGCGGGGCCGGGCCGGGCGCCAGGGTGACCCGGGCTCGGCCGCCACCTACGTCTCGCTCGACGACGACCTGCTCGTCGAGCACGCACCCGACTCTCTCCGGCGCCGCGCGGCTGCTCGGCAAGGCGACGCTGGGAGGCGCGCAGTTGCCGAGGCCGCGCTCGCGGCCCAGCGGATCGCCACCGCCCAGCGGCTCGACCGGCACCGCAGCGCCTGGGAGTATTCGCGTGCGATCTCAAAACAGCGCCGCGCGGTGCTCGCGACGCGCGAGCAGTGGCTCACGGGTGGAGGATCGGCGGCGGACGCGGTCCGCCAGCGCGCACCCGAGCTGGTCGCCCGGCTCGAGGCGCGCGCGGGCCGGGCCGTGGCGCTCAGCGCCTGTCGCGACATCGCGCTGTGGCAGCTCGACGAGCTGTGGAGTGAACACCTCGAGCTCCTCGACGAGCTGCGCGACGGGATCCACCTGCGCGCGCTCGCGGACGAGGCCCCAACCGCAGCCTTCCACATGCAGGCGTTGCGCGAGTTTGAGGGATTCTTCGACGCGGCCCTCGACCGTATTGTTGAGGCGCTCGCGGGGCTCGACGCCGACTCGCTCCTCGGGGGCGTCGCAACCGCGGTGCGCCGCCCGTCGGCGACGTGGACCTACATGCTCGTCGACAACCCTCTCGGCAGCAGGGCAGACCGCGCGACACGTGGGCTCCAGCGGCTGCTGCACCGCTAG
- the nadC gene encoding carboxylating nicotinate-nucleotide diphosphorylase: protein MLTPQIITDIVQRALAEDAPWGDLTVALAIPESATLATRVVARESGVFAGGPLITETFTQVDDRVEIADLAPEGTAFVAGDVLARITGPARGVLTGERVALNFSQRMSGIATLTSTFVALVAHTGARIADTRKTTPGLRALEKHAVAAGGGSNHRFGLSDAIMVKDNHLAALGAVDAATTTAALATLRAKAGHTTSIIVEVDRLDQIEAVLAGNPTGVLLDNFSLADLRAGVELIGGRAIAEASGGVNLDTVAGIAETGVDVISVGLLTHGARALDLGLDAE, encoded by the coding sequence GTGCTTACCCCGCAGATCATCACAGACATCGTTCAGCGCGCGCTCGCGGAGGATGCCCCGTGGGGCGACCTCACCGTGGCGCTCGCGATCCCCGAATCCGCGACCCTCGCCACGCGCGTCGTTGCGCGCGAGTCGGGGGTGTTCGCGGGCGGGCCGCTCATCACCGAGACGTTCACGCAGGTCGACGACCGGGTAGAAATTGCCGATCTTGCGCCCGAGGGCACCGCCTTCGTCGCCGGTGACGTGCTCGCACGCATCACTGGGCCCGCCCGAGGGGTGCTCACGGGCGAGCGCGTCGCCCTGAACTTCAGCCAGCGCATGAGCGGCATCGCGACGCTCACGTCGACGTTCGTCGCCCTCGTCGCGCACACCGGCGCACGAATCGCGGACACGCGCAAGACGACCCCTGGCCTCCGCGCGCTCGAGAAGCACGCTGTTGCGGCCGGCGGTGGATCGAACCACCGTTTCGGACTCTCCGACGCGATCATGGTGAAAGACAACCACCTTGCGGCGCTCGGCGCGGTCGACGCGGCAACGACGACGGCCGCGCTGGCGACCCTCCGGGCGAAGGCCGGGCACACGACGTCGATCATCGTCGAGGTGGATCGGCTCGACCAGATCGAGGCCGTCCTCGCCGGGAACCCGACGGGGGTGCTGCTCGACAACTTCTCGCTCGCCGATCTGCGCGCAGGCGTCGAACTCATCGGCGGCCGCGCGATCGCGGAGGCAAGCGGCGGCGTGAACCTTGACACTGTCGCCGGTATCGCCGAGACCGGCGTCGACGTGATCTCGGTCGGGCTACTCACGCACGGAGCCCGGGCGCTCGACCTCGGGCTCGACGCGGAATGA
- the nadA gene encoding quinolinate synthase NadA, which yields MSSVHELIRGAVAREAENAERSGRPTSAPHRKPIALRATGKVSSCGTELADDPWAIDTKPGYGPGASVEDVIPGTAPRQGPLPERYTSASDEQLDEWITAAKAELGDRVRILGHFYQRDEIVKYADFVGDSFMLAQAAKQHPEAESFVFCGVHFMAETADILSGSEQSVILPNLAAGCSMADMATIEQVEACWSELTAALGPAGEGELQPVIPVTYMNSSAAIKAFCGRNGGIVCTSSNARTVLEWAFERGQRVVFFPDQHLGRNTAKAMGISEDLMPLWRPHLALGGNTAEQLRDSKVILWNGFCSVHKRFTVAQIEQARAEYPGVRVIVHPECPAPVVEAADGAGSTEYIRKEVEAAAPGSVLAIGTEINLVNRLQQQRPDLTIFCLDPVVCPCSTMYRIHPAYLAWTLESLLAGQVPNQISVSESVAGDSRIALERMLAAKP from the coding sequence ATGAGCAGCGTGCACGAACTCATCCGCGGCGCGGTAGCCCGCGAGGCGGAGAACGCCGAGCGATCCGGCCGGCCCACGTCAGCCCCGCACCGGAAGCCGATTGCGCTTCGCGCGACTGGGAAGGTGTCGTCGTGCGGCACCGAGCTCGCGGATGACCCGTGGGCGATCGACACGAAGCCCGGGTACGGGCCCGGCGCATCTGTTGAGGACGTGATTCCCGGAACCGCGCCGCGCCAGGGGCCACTGCCCGAGCGCTACACGAGCGCGAGCGACGAGCAGCTTGACGAGTGGATCACCGCGGCGAAGGCCGAACTCGGTGACCGCGTGCGCATTCTTGGGCACTTCTACCAGCGCGACGAGATCGTGAAGTACGCCGACTTCGTGGGCGACTCGTTCATGCTCGCGCAGGCCGCGAAGCAGCACCCTGAGGCCGAGTCGTTCGTCTTCTGCGGCGTGCACTTCATGGCCGAAACGGCAGACATTCTCTCGGGGTCGGAACAGTCGGTGATCCTGCCGAACCTCGCCGCGGGCTGCTCGATGGCCGACATGGCGACAATCGAGCAGGTCGAAGCGTGCTGGAGCGAGCTGACCGCGGCGCTCGGGCCCGCGGGCGAGGGTGAGCTGCAGCCGGTCATCCCGGTCACCTACATGAACTCCTCGGCAGCGATCAAGGCGTTCTGCGGGCGCAACGGCGGCATCGTCTGCACCTCCTCGAACGCCCGCACCGTGCTCGAGTGGGCGTTCGAGCGTGGCCAGCGCGTCGTGTTCTTCCCCGACCAGCACCTCGGCCGCAACACGGCAAAGGCGATGGGTATCTCTGAGGATTTGATGCCGCTCTGGCGCCCCCACCTCGCCCTGGGTGGGAACACCGCAGAGCAGCTGAGGGACTCGAAGGTGATCCTGTGGAACGGCTTCTGCTCGGTCCACAAGCGCTTCACCGTCGCGCAGATTGAGCAGGCGCGCGCCGAGTACCCGGGCGTGCGGGTCATCGTGCACCCTGAGTGCCCGGCTCCCGTCGTCGAAGCTGCGGATGGTGCGGGCTCGACCGAGTACATTCGCAAGGAGGTCGAGGCGGCCGCGCCGGGTTCGGTGCTCGCGATTGGTACGGAGATCAACCTCGTGAACCGGCTGCAGCAGCAGCGCCCAGACCTCACGATCTTCTGCCTCGACCCCGTCGTCTGCCCGTGCTCGACGATGTACCGGATCCACCCCGCCTACCTCGCGTGGACGCTCGAGTCGCTGCTCGCCGGCCAGGTGCCGAACCAGATCAGCGTTTCCGAGAGCGTCGCGGGTGACTCCCGGATCGCGCTTGAGCGGATGCTCGCGGCCAAGCCATGA
- a CDS encoding cysteine desulfurase family protein yields MTETAGGTGSATYLDAAATAPLRPEALDAMLRVFTAGQVNASSVHSPGFRAREEVEAARARVAVALGARPGDVIFTSGGTEANSLAIVGLALATPRGRHLVTTAIEHSSVLESCRYLERVFGFELTVLPVDRDGRVAPADLRAALRPDTTLVSIGLANGEVGTVQEVPALAALAREVGAIVHTDAVQAAASLPVSVAAADAWPGNVVDAVSVASHKFGGPQGVGALIVRSGLRVEPIIHGGGQEHGARSGTENVAGVAGFAAAVGAATAQIGSAALALMESRDTLIGRILAEVPGAQLTGHPTERLPGHASFTVRGVSGESMLVALDSAGLAVSSGSACAAGKSEPSPVLLALGVSDDLAQTAVRFSLADPLPGETLERIVRVLRAEVLRGAAG; encoded by the coding sequence ATGACCGAGACCGCGGGCGGCACCGGATCTGCCACCTACCTCGATGCCGCGGCCACCGCCCCGTTGCGGCCGGAGGCGCTCGACGCGATGCTGCGCGTCTTCACGGCGGGCCAGGTGAACGCATCGAGCGTGCACTCGCCGGGCTTCCGCGCGCGCGAGGAGGTCGAGGCGGCGCGCGCGCGGGTCGCGGTGGCGCTCGGCGCTCGGCCCGGCGACGTGATCTTCACCTCTGGCGGCACCGAGGCAAACTCGCTCGCGATTGTCGGGCTTGCCCTCGCTACCCCTCGCGGTCGGCACCTCGTCACGACAGCGATCGAGCACTCCTCGGTGCTCGAATCGTGCCGCTACCTTGAGCGGGTGTTCGGCTTCGAGCTCACCGTGCTGCCCGTCGACAGAGACGGCCGCGTCGCGCCCGCCGACCTCCGTGCCGCGCTTCGACCCGACACGACGCTCGTCTCGATCGGGCTCGCGAACGGCGAGGTCGGCACGGTGCAGGAGGTTCCTGCCCTCGCCGCTCTCGCGCGTGAGGTGGGTGCGATCGTGCACACCGACGCCGTCCAGGCGGCGGCCTCGCTGCCGGTCTCGGTTGCGGCGGCTGACGCCTGGCCGGGGAACGTCGTCGACGCCGTGTCGGTCGCCTCCCACAAGTTCGGCGGCCCCCAAGGCGTGGGAGCGCTTATCGTGCGAAGTGGGCTCAGGGTCGAGCCCATCATTCACGGCGGTGGGCAGGAGCACGGGGCGCGCTCCGGCACCGAGAACGTCGCGGGGGTCGCGGGGTTCGCCGCGGCCGTCGGTGCGGCGACCGCACAGATCGGATCAGCCGCGCTCGCGCTCATGGAGAGCAGGGACACGCTCATTGGCAGGATCCTCGCCGAGGTGCCGGGCGCGCAGCTGACCGGGCACCCGACGGAACGGCTACCCGGCCACGCGTCGTTCACCGTGCGCGGGGTGAGCGGGGAGTCGATGCTCGTCGCGCTCGACTCGGCCGGGCTCGCCGTGTCGTCGGGGTCGGCGTGTGCGGCAGGCAAGTCCGAGCCCTCGCCAGTGCTGCTCGCGCTGGGGGTCTCGGACGACCTCGCGCAGACTGCCGTGCGGTTCAGCCTTGCCGACCCGCTCCCGGGCGAGACACTTGAGCGGATCGTTCGCGTGCTGCGGGCCGAGGTGCTGCGGGGCGCCGCGGGCTGA
- a CDS encoding L-aspartate oxidase encodes MILVVGAGVAGLSCALAAVARGAEVVLVTPGRLRDGGNTALAQGGIAAAVGPGDSAGAHLADTLTAGAGLVDAAAARVLTLEGARIVRELLTAGLPVDRAIDGSVLLGLEGAHGVPRILHSGGDRTGAALHAFLANRALAEVAAGKLELREESAVSSLIVEAGQVVGARLRDPAGPSARSSDAVVHRADAVVLATGGYAAMFPRTTNHAGARGEGILIAARAGALVADLEFVQFHPTALETGELVSEAVRGAGAVLRDAAGRRFMEGRHPLAELAPRDVVSREIHRVLSVGGTVFLDATPIEREHGDRALARMFPGISAAVEAHGYDWTRDPIPVAPAAHYTMGGVASDTRGRSTLPGLFVAGEVASTGVHGANRLASNSLLEGLVFGERSGVAAAAYVAAGRHDWGATETELGLRWDAVPASRVPADALPGPGAALADSTSPDATVSAAIATHLGIERDAAGLRAAADVFAGEAARGSDLAEFAGLVCAAALARTESRGAHQRSDYPETDPAWAERRALALGAVRELAREPGREPSREPATAG; translated from the coding sequence ATGATCCTGGTCGTCGGCGCGGGCGTCGCCGGACTGTCGTGCGCTCTGGCCGCGGTGGCCCGCGGTGCCGAGGTGGTGCTCGTCACCCCGGGCCGCCTGCGTGACGGCGGTAACACCGCCCTCGCGCAGGGCGGCATCGCCGCGGCAGTGGGGCCGGGCGACAGCGCTGGCGCGCACCTCGCAGACACGCTCACGGCGGGCGCGGGCCTCGTGGACGCCGCGGCCGCGCGCGTGCTCACGCTCGAGGGTGCCCGGATCGTGCGCGAGCTGCTCACCGCCGGGCTTCCGGTCGACCGGGCCATTGACGGGTCCGTGCTGCTCGGGCTCGAGGGGGCGCACGGCGTGCCCCGCATCCTCCACTCGGGGGGAGACCGCACCGGGGCGGCCCTGCACGCGTTCCTTGCGAACCGCGCGCTCGCCGAGGTCGCCGCTGGGAAGCTTGAGCTTCGCGAAGAGTCCGCGGTCTCCTCGCTCATCGTCGAAGCCGGCCAGGTCGTCGGGGCGCGCCTGCGGGACCCGGCTGGCCCCAGCGCGCGCAGCTCGGATGCTGTCGTGCACCGCGCGGATGCCGTCGTGCTCGCGACTGGCGGGTATGCCGCGATGTTCCCCCGCACGACGAACCACGCGGGGGCGCGGGGCGAAGGGATCCTGATCGCAGCTCGCGCCGGCGCCCTTGTCGCCGACCTCGAGTTTGTGCAGTTTCACCCGACCGCGCTCGAAACAGGGGAACTCGTCTCCGAGGCGGTTCGCGGAGCCGGTGCAGTGCTGCGCGACGCGGCCGGCCGGCGCTTCATGGAGGGCCGCCACCCGCTCGCTGAGCTCGCGCCGCGCGACGTCGTCTCGAGGGAGATTCACCGCGTGCTGAGCGTGGGCGGGACCGTGTTTCTCGACGCGACCCCGATCGAGCGCGAACACGGGGACAGGGCCCTCGCCCGGATGTTCCCGGGTATCTCGGCCGCTGTCGAAGCTCACGGGTACGACTGGACGCGCGACCCCATCCCAGTGGCCCCCGCCGCGCACTACACGATGGGGGGCGTGGCCAGTGATACTCGTGGTCGCAGCACGCTGCCCGGCCTGTTCGTCGCGGGCGAGGTCGCGTCGACGGGCGTGCACGGTGCGAACCGGCTCGCCTCGAACTCGCTGCTCGAAGGCCTCGTGTTCGGCGAACGGTCGGGCGTGGCCGCAGCTGCGTATGTCGCGGCGGGTCGACATGACTGGGGCGCCACCGAAACCGAGCTCGGGCTGCGGTGGGACGCCGTACCAGCGAGCCGAGTGCCCGCTGATGCGCTCCCTGGTCCAGGCGCCGCTCTCGCAGACTCCACATCGCCTGACGCCACAGTGTCGGCGGCAATCGCCACTCACCTCGGCATCGAACGCGACGCCGCGGGGCTGCGCGCCGCCGCCGACGTCTTCGCGGGCGAGGCCGCGCGCGGCTCCGACCTCGCCGAGTTCGCGGGCCTCGTGTGCGCTGCCGCGCTCGCGCGCACCGAGTCTCGCGGCGCACACCAACGCTCTGACTATCCGGAGACGGACCCCGCCTGGGCCGAGCGACGCGCGCTCGCGTTGGGTGCAGTGAGAGAACTAGCGCGAGAACCAGGGCGAGAACCCTCGCGTGAGCCCGCCACCGCCGGGTAG